In Taeniopygia guttata chromosome 2, bTaeGut7.mat, whole genome shotgun sequence, one genomic interval encodes:
- the GPT gene encoding alanine aminotransferase 1 isoform X1 has product MGHPVRSRLAAMAAAAAAAAGGARRAPVLSPGAMNPAVRRVEYAVRGPIAARAAELERELGQGVPKPFTEVIKANIGDAHAMGQQPITFLRQVVALCLCPELQGHPSVPADAEARARRLLAACGGGSAGAYSASPGLQPVREDVARHIERRDGGVPARAEDIFLSAGASDAIVTMLKLLVWGSGPSRTGVLIPIPQYPLYSAALAELDAVSLGYLLNEERRWALDVAELRRALSEGRRRCCPRVLCIINPGNPTGQVQSRECIEDVIRFAFEEKLFLMADEVYQDNVYAEGSTFHSFKKVLMEMGPPYADSVELASFHSISKGFMGECGLRGGYMEVVNLHPEVKAQLAKLVSVRLCPPVPGQLLLDAVVDPPQPGEPSYERFQAEKQAVLSALAERARLTEEILNRTPGISCNPVQGAMYAFPRIQIPARALAAAKEKEQAPDMFFCMRLLEETGICVVPGSGFGQKEGTYHFRMTILPPTEKLKLLLQKLSDFYTKFVREFS; this is encoded by the exons GTTGGCggcgatggcggcggcggcggcggcggcggcgggcggggcgcggcgggccCCGGTGCTGAGCCCCGGCGCGATGAACCCCGCGGTGCGGCGCGTGGAGTACGCGGTGCGCGGCCCCAtcgccgcccgcgccgccgaGCTCGAGCGGGAGCTCGGACAG ggtgtccccaagccctTCACGGAGGTGATCAAGGCCAACATCGGTGACGCTCACGCCATGGGCCAGCAGCCAATCACCTTCCTGCGCCAG gTGGTGgccctgtgcctgtgcccgGAGCTCCAGGGTCACCCCTCGGTCCCGGCCGATGCTGAGGCGCGCGCCCGGCGGCTGCTGGCGGCGTGCGGGGGTGGCAGCGCAG gcgCGTACAGCGCCAGCCCCGGGCTGCAGCCGGTGCGCGAGGACGTGGCGCGGCACATCGAGCGGCGCGACGGCGGCGTCCCCGCCCGCGCCGAGGACATCTTCCTGTCGGCCGGGGCCAGCGACGCCATCGTG acGATGCTGAAGCTGCTGGTGTGGGGCTCGGGCCCGTCCCGCACGGGGGTGCTGATCCCGATCCCGCAGTACCCGCTGTACTCGGCGGCGCTGGCCGAGCTGGACGCGGTCTCTCTCGGGTACCTGCTGAACGAGGAGCGCCGCTGGGCTCTGGACGTGGCCGAGCTGCGCCGGGCGCTGAGCGAGGGGCGGCGGCGCTGCTGCCCCCGAGTGCTCTGCATCATCAACCCCGGCAACCCCACCG GCCAGGTGCAGAGCCGGGAGTGCATCGAGGACGTCATCAGGTTCGCCTTCGAGGAGAAGCTGTTCCTCATGGCCGACGAG GTGTACCAGGACAACGTCTACGCCGAGGGTTCCACCTTCCACTCCTTCAAGAAGGTCCTGATGGAGATGGGGCCGCCCTACGCGGACTCGGTGGAGTTGGCCTCCTTCCACTCCATCTCCAAGGGCTTCATGGGAGA GTGTGGTCTGCGTGGTGGGTACATGGAGGTGGTGAACCTCCACCCCGAGGTGAAGGCCCAGCTGGCCAAGCTGGTGTCGGTGCGGCTCTGCCCGCCCGTGCCGGGACAGCTCCTCCTGGACGCCGTGGTGGACCCgccccagcctggagagccGTCCTACGAGAGGTTCCAGGCG GAGAAGCAGGCGGTGCTGAGCGCGCTGGCGGAGCGCGCCCGCCTGACCGAGGAGATCCTGAACCGCACGCCCGGGATCAGCTGCAACCCCGTGCAGGGCGCCATGTACGCCTTCCCCCGCATCCAGATCCCGGCGCGCGCCCTCGCCGCCGCCAAG GAGAAGGAGCAGGCCCCGGACATGTTCTTCTGCATGCGGCTCCTGGAGGAGACGGGGATCTGCGTGGTGCCGGGGAGCGGCTTCGGCCAGAAGGAGGGCACCTACCACTTCCG
- the GPT gene encoding alanine aminotransferase 1 isoform X2, translating into MAAAAAAAAGGARRAPVLSPGAMNPAVRRVEYAVRGPIAARAAELERELGQGVPKPFTEVIKANIGDAHAMGQQPITFLRQVVALCLCPELQGHPSVPADAEARARRLLAACGGGSAGAYSASPGLQPVREDVARHIERRDGGVPARAEDIFLSAGASDAIVTMLKLLVWGSGPSRTGVLIPIPQYPLYSAALAELDAVSLGYLLNEERRWALDVAELRRALSEGRRRCCPRVLCIINPGNPTGQVQSRECIEDVIRFAFEEKLFLMADEVYQDNVYAEGSTFHSFKKVLMEMGPPYADSVELASFHSISKGFMGECGLRGGYMEVVNLHPEVKAQLAKLVSVRLCPPVPGQLLLDAVVDPPQPGEPSYERFQAEKQAVLSALAERARLTEEILNRTPGISCNPVQGAMYAFPRIQIPARALAAAKEKEQAPDMFFCMRLLEETGICVVPGSGFGQKEGTYHFRMTILPPTEKLKLLLQKLSDFYTKFVREFS; encoded by the exons atggcggcggcggcggcggcggcggcgggcggggcgcggcgggccCCGGTGCTGAGCCCCGGCGCGATGAACCCCGCGGTGCGGCGCGTGGAGTACGCGGTGCGCGGCCCCAtcgccgcccgcgccgccgaGCTCGAGCGGGAGCTCGGACAG ggtgtccccaagccctTCACGGAGGTGATCAAGGCCAACATCGGTGACGCTCACGCCATGGGCCAGCAGCCAATCACCTTCCTGCGCCAG gTGGTGgccctgtgcctgtgcccgGAGCTCCAGGGTCACCCCTCGGTCCCGGCCGATGCTGAGGCGCGCGCCCGGCGGCTGCTGGCGGCGTGCGGGGGTGGCAGCGCAG gcgCGTACAGCGCCAGCCCCGGGCTGCAGCCGGTGCGCGAGGACGTGGCGCGGCACATCGAGCGGCGCGACGGCGGCGTCCCCGCCCGCGCCGAGGACATCTTCCTGTCGGCCGGGGCCAGCGACGCCATCGTG acGATGCTGAAGCTGCTGGTGTGGGGCTCGGGCCCGTCCCGCACGGGGGTGCTGATCCCGATCCCGCAGTACCCGCTGTACTCGGCGGCGCTGGCCGAGCTGGACGCGGTCTCTCTCGGGTACCTGCTGAACGAGGAGCGCCGCTGGGCTCTGGACGTGGCCGAGCTGCGCCGGGCGCTGAGCGAGGGGCGGCGGCGCTGCTGCCCCCGAGTGCTCTGCATCATCAACCCCGGCAACCCCACCG GCCAGGTGCAGAGCCGGGAGTGCATCGAGGACGTCATCAGGTTCGCCTTCGAGGAGAAGCTGTTCCTCATGGCCGACGAG GTGTACCAGGACAACGTCTACGCCGAGGGTTCCACCTTCCACTCCTTCAAGAAGGTCCTGATGGAGATGGGGCCGCCCTACGCGGACTCGGTGGAGTTGGCCTCCTTCCACTCCATCTCCAAGGGCTTCATGGGAGA GTGTGGTCTGCGTGGTGGGTACATGGAGGTGGTGAACCTCCACCCCGAGGTGAAGGCCCAGCTGGCCAAGCTGGTGTCGGTGCGGCTCTGCCCGCCCGTGCCGGGACAGCTCCTCCTGGACGCCGTGGTGGACCCgccccagcctggagagccGTCCTACGAGAGGTTCCAGGCG GAGAAGCAGGCGGTGCTGAGCGCGCTGGCGGAGCGCGCCCGCCTGACCGAGGAGATCCTGAACCGCACGCCCGGGATCAGCTGCAACCCCGTGCAGGGCGCCATGTACGCCTTCCCCCGCATCCAGATCCCGGCGCGCGCCCTCGCCGCCGCCAAG GAGAAGGAGCAGGCCCCGGACATGTTCTTCTGCATGCGGCTCCTGGAGGAGACGGGGATCTGCGTGGTGCCGGGGAGCGGCTTCGGCCAGAAGGAGGGCACCTACCACTTCCG